A stretch of Brassica napus cultivar Da-Ae chromosome C6, Da-Ae, whole genome shotgun sequence DNA encodes these proteins:
- the LOC106355701 gene encoding glutathione S-transferase T3-like, whose translation MDYLFWRKNSIIEPEQDMDPYPWILWYIWKARNDKLFRGIDRDPLELVRHAESECQAWFDANDAVQPVVQPVVQDNIPEVSQVIRLVGAAWETVNESVEDKGLAGSSKIQRSHKDVKPSIFKFIDPVVENEQKAIAFWKRIAAYFGSSPQLAGYQKRDKTCCKSRWGNINEGVCKFVGCYDAATKQKSSGQSEDDVLKMAHDIFFNDYKSKFTLEHAWLELRHDQKWCGGLASKENVSSKRRKLDDQSPQSSTSVPCSLGGDEPTARPAGVKAAKGKSKAAVSKGKTSEAEGKLCVDFQNMWEIKQKDFVLRDKLNKQKLLDSLITKTEPLTEQRLL comes from the exons ATGGATTATCTGTTTTGGAGGAAGAATAGCATCATCGAGCCAGAACAAGACatggatccttatccctggatattatggtatatttggaaggctaggAATGACAAACTCTTCAGGGGAATAGAtagagatcctttggagcttgTTCGACATGCAGAGAGTGAATGCCAAGCCTGGTTTGATGCTAACGATGCGGTACAACCAGTGGTACAACCAGTGGTTCAAGATAATATCCCTGAGGTATCCCAAGTCATACGTttgg ttGGAGCTGCATGGGAGACAGTAAATGAGAGCGTGGAAGACAAAGGTCTTGCAGGGAGCAGCAAGATACAGAGGTCACACAAAGACGTCAAACCATCTATCTTTAAGTTCATAG ATCCTGTCGTGGAAAATGAGCAGAAAGCAATTGCGTTTTGGAAACGAATTGCTGCTTATTTTGGTTCAAGTCCACAGCTTGCCGGTTACCAAAAGAGAGACAAAACTTGCTGTAAATCGAGGTGGGGGAACATTAATGAGGGTGTGTGCAAGTTTGTTGGTTGCTATGATGCTGCAACCAAACAAAAATCGAGTGGCCAGAGTGAGGATGATGTACTGAAGATGGCTCATGACATTTTCTTCAATGATTATAAGAGCAAATTCACACTTGAGCATGCATGGTTGGAGTTGAGGCATGATCAAAAATGGTGTGGAGGTCTGGCGAGTAAAGAGAATGTGAGCTCTAAGAGAAGAAAGCTTGATGATCAATCACCACAGTCATCAACGTCAGTGCCATGTAGCCTTGGAGGAGATGAACCAACGGCTCGGCCTGCTGGTGTCAAAGCTGCGAAGGGCAAAAGTAAAGCGGCTGTGAGTAAGGGTAAGACTTCTGAAGCAGAAGGGAAGTTGTGTGTTGACTTTCAGAACATGTGGGAGATCAAGCAAAAGGATTTTGTATTGAGAGACAAGCTTAACAAGCAGAAATTGCTCGACTCCTTAATTACCAAGACAGAGCCATTAACTGAACAGAGATTGCTTTGA